One genomic region from Ralstonia pickettii DTP0602 encodes:
- a CDS encoding LysR family transcriptional regulator — protein sequence MLRLPSVFQPSAPMNYKQIEAFRAVMLTRSMTEAAAQLHTSQPNISRVIGQLERETGFRLFERVGNRLAPTDEAEALFLDVERSFVGLDSLRASARSIRESGVGTLRIGTVPSIAMSVMPQAILAFRERYPDVPIAVHTNDSPTVAKWTAARFCDIGLVSYMAETTGIRSELLRREDGVCIVPATHRLARKRRIHASDLDGERFISLTHGDGTRTTVDAAFVPDDRRVLTLETPYAATICTMVGMGLGVSVVNPLVVRSLKPAGVKAIPFEPVIAFQSHILFNPQRPVPALAQWFLACLRRVTG from the coding sequence ATGCTGCGGCTGCCCTCCGTGTTCCAGCCCAGCGCCCCCATGAACTACAAGCAGATCGAAGCGTTCCGTGCCGTCATGCTCACACGCTCCATGACCGAGGCGGCGGCGCAGCTGCACACCTCGCAGCCGAATATCAGCCGCGTGATCGGCCAGCTGGAGCGCGAAACGGGCTTCCGGCTGTTCGAGCGGGTCGGCAACCGGCTCGCGCCCACCGACGAGGCCGAGGCCCTGTTCCTGGATGTGGAGCGTTCCTTCGTTGGCCTGGACAGCCTGCGTGCCTCGGCGCGGTCGATCCGCGAGTCAGGGGTGGGCACGTTGCGTATCGGCACGGTGCCGTCGATTGCGATGAGCGTGATGCCGCAGGCCATCCTGGCCTTTCGCGAACGCTATCCGGACGTGCCGATCGCCGTGCATACCAACGATTCGCCCACGGTGGCCAAGTGGACCGCGGCGCGGTTCTGCGATATCGGGCTGGTGTCGTATATGGCCGAGACCACCGGCATCCGCAGCGAGCTGCTGCGCCGCGAGGACGGCGTATGCATCGTGCCGGCCACGCACCGGCTGGCGCGCAAGCGCCGCATCCACGCCAGCGACCTCGACGGCGAGCGCTTTATCTCGCTGACTCATGGCGACGGCACGCGCACCACGGTCGATGCCGCCTTCGTGCCGGATGACCGGCGCGTGTTGACGCTGGAGACGCCTTATGCCGCCACCATCTGCACGATGGTCGGCATGGGGCTGGGCGTCAGCGTGGTCAACCCGCTGGTGGTGCGCAGCCTGAAGCCGGCCGGCGTCAAGGCGATTCCGTTCGAGCCTGTCATCGCCTTCCAGAGCCATATCCTGTTCAACCCGCAGCGGCCGGTACCGGCGCTGGCGCAGTGGTTCCTGGCGTGCTTGCGGCGGGTGACGGGGTAA